The proteins below come from a single Rosa rugosa chromosome 2, drRosRugo1.1, whole genome shotgun sequence genomic window:
- the LOC133730692 gene encoding germin-like protein 9-3: MRVIFEEDDPKNFTVLKATSAEFPALNGQSVSYAVLEFPSGTTNPPHTHPRSAELLFLVGGSLEVGFVDTKNNLFTQTLQVGDLFVFPKGLVHFQYNADSDNPAIAISAFGSASAGTVSIPSTLFV, encoded by the coding sequence ATGCGTGTTATCTTTGAAGAAGATGATCCCAAAAACTTCACAGTTCTGAAGGCAACCTCCGCTGAGTTCCCTGCTCTTAATGGTCAGAGTGTTTCATATGCAGTTCTTGAATTTCCTTCTGGCACTACTAACCCACCTCACACTCATCCTCGCTCTGCTGAGCTCCTCTTCCTTGTTGGCGGTTCCCTTGAAGTTGGCTTTGTCGACACAAAAAACAACCTCTTTACTCAGACTCTTCAGGTAGGTGACCTGTTTGTTTTTCCCAAGGGACTCGTGCACTTCCAATACAATGCTGACTCAGACAACCCAGCTATAGCAATTTCTGCTTTTGGAAGTGCAAGTGCAGGAACTGTGTCAATTCCTTCCACTTTGTTcgtgtaa